The Chryseobacterium nakagawai genome has a segment encoding these proteins:
- a CDS encoding regulatory protein RecX, with translation MHMEKKSFTFDEIKQKLVGYCVYQDRCHAEVEQKMREFLLIEEAKEEIILYLMKENYLNEERFTRSYIRGKFYIKHWGRNKIRMNLKQKQISEKLISMCFDEIYEDDYTKTIARIYEDYSSKQKGLQEYQKKAKTIKYLMSRGFEYEKINDIFD, from the coding sequence ATTCACATGGAAAAGAAATCTTTTACTTTTGATGAAATCAAGCAGAAACTGGTCGGTTATTGTGTGTATCAGGATCGCTGTCATGCGGAAGTGGAGCAGAAAATGAGAGAATTTCTCCTGATTGAAGAGGCAAAAGAAGAAATTATTCTCTATCTGATGAAAGAAAATTACCTCAATGAAGAAAGGTTTACCAGAAGCTATATCAGAGGAAAATTTTACATTAAACATTGGGGAAGGAATAAGATCAGAATGAACCTTAAGCAGAAGCAAATCTCTGAAAAACTGATCAGTATGTGTTTTGATGAAATATATGAAGATGATTACACCAAAACGATCGCAAGGATCTATGAAGATTATTCTTCTAAACAGAAAGGATTGCAGGAATATCAGAAAAAAGCGAAGACTATAAAATATTTAATGAGCAGAGGCTTTGAATATGAGAAAATAAATGATATTTTTGACTAA